The Candidatus Desulfovibrio trichonymphae region CCGGGGCAGAGTATAGGGGTTTTTTATCTGATGAAGCCGATTCTGCGTGAGCGCCTTTTGCCCCGATTGACAGCCATGGACGAAGTTGACGCATATCTGGCGGCGGAATCACGGCTGGACAGCCTGACGCTCCTGGCCTTTGACATGTATATGGAGGCCCGCGAAACCGTCGCGGAATCACGCATCAAAGAAATACGCAACCAGTACGCCCAACTGGCGCGCTGGGCGCGGACATTGAAGGCACATCCGCCTGCAGCGGGCTGACCAACCAGCAACAGCGTACCGGCGCTGTGCCCGCGCGCTGCGCGCCGTCGGCGGCGCCTGTCGCGGCAAAGTTCCCGAACAAAGGCGTTCCGCATGTTCAGGATTTCACAAAAGTCAAGCGAGGTAGGGCAATGTTTTCATCATTACTGCTGGTGCTGCTCATAGGGGCCATCGCCTGGGCGGGAGCGGCCACCGGGTTCGCCTCCCTGTTCGGCGCGGCGCTGCCGTATACGGCGACTGTCATCTTTATTGCCGGCATGGTCCGTCGCATGACGTACTGGGCAATGTCGCCGATTCCCTTCTGTATTCCCACCACAGCGGGGCAGGAACAGTCGCTTGCATTCATCAGACAGGCAAAAATTGACTGCCCGAGTTCATCAGCCGGCGTATTCGCGCGCATGTTTCTGGAAGTTGCCTGTTTCCGCTCTCTTTTCCGCAATACGCAGGCAAGCGTGCGTGGCGGAGACTCCGCGACGGCCGGGCTCGGCATTGTCTATTATTCATCAAAATGGTTATGGTTTTTCGCCCTGGTTTTTCATTATTGCTTCTTGCTGGTCTTTATCCGCCATTTCCGTTTCTTTATGGAACCTGCGCCTTCCTGTATCTCCTTTCTGGAATCTCTTGACGGCATTATGCAAACAGGTTCCCCGCGTTTTTTCTGGACAGGCGCCCTGCTGCTCATTGCGCTGTTCTTTCTGCTCGGACGGCGCATATTCAACGAACGGCTGCGCTATCTCTCACTGCTTAATGACTATTTTCCGCTCTGGCTGCTCATCGGCATCGCTGGCACAGGCATCTGCCTGCGTTATTTTGATAAAACGGACATAGCCACGGTCAAAATTTTCATCATGGGCGTCACGCATTTTTCACCGGTCTCGCCGGAAGGCATCGCCCCTCTCTTTTTTGTGCACATTACCCTTGTCTGCACGCTTTTACTCTATTTTCCCTTCTCCAAACTCGCGCACATGGCCGGCATATTTTTCAGCCCCACACGCAACTTGCGGGCCGACTCGCGCCGAACGCGGCGCATCAACCCCTGGAATCCGCCCAAACAGTATTTTACTTACGCCAAGTACGAGGATGCCTACCGCGACGCCATGGCCGAAGCCGGCCTGCCGCTGGAAAAACAACCCGACAAGGCAGCCGGGTAAGGAGTCGTCATCATGGCAAAATTACCTGCGCCGCAAATGCTCATCGCCAGTCGACCGGACTTTCCGGATCAGCGCTGGCTTGACGTAAAGCCCGAGTTTACGCCGGGCACCTTTTGTTACCCGGCCAAAAAAGATACCATGGAAATTCTGCACATGCCCAACCCGCACGAGTGGGATCCCACGGCCGACGACTGGGGCCTGCCGGAAAACTGGGAAAAAATTCTCTGTGACGCCTTTGCCGACAGACTTGAAAAACATCGCTCGCTGAAGCTCTTTATGGACATTTGCGTGCGCTGCGGCGCCTGCGCGGACAAATGTCACTTTTTTCTCGGCACCAATGATCCCAAAAACATGCCGGTGCTGCGGGCGGAACTTCTGCGTTCGCTCTATCGCCGCGACCACACCATGCTCGGCAAACTTCTGGGCAGAAAAGCCGGCGCGCGCAAGTGGGATAAAAACATTGTCAAAGAGCTGTTCTACTATGCCTATCAGTGCACTGAATGCCGCCGCTGTTCGCTGTTCTGCCCCTACGGCATCGACACGGCCGAAATCACCATGATCGTGCGCGAACTTTTGCATGAAGTGGGTCTGGGCATCCACTGGATTATGGACCCTGTAAAAAATTGCAGCTTCACGGGCAACCATCTGGGCATTCAGCCGCATTCTTTTGTAGAAATAGTGGAAATGCTGGCGGACGACTGCGAAACAATCACCGGTATCCGCCCCAAAACGCCCTTTAACAAAAAAAATGCGGAAATTCTCTTCATTACGCCTTCAGGAGACGTCTTCGCGGATCCGGGCATCTACACCTTCATGGGCTATCTCATGCTTTTCCATGAGCTTGACCTCGACTATACGTTTTCCACCTATGCCTCGGAAGGCGGCAACTTCGGCTCGTTCACAACATTCAACATGGCCAAAAAACTGAACGCCAAGATGTATGCGGAAGCCGAACGCCTGAACGTCAAATGGCTGCTTGGCGGAGAATGCGGGCATATGTGGCGCGTGCTCAACCAGTATATGGACACCTACAACGGCCCGACGCCGGCAAACATGATTCCCCCCGTGTCGCCCGTCACAGGCACGACGTTCCACAATGCGGCGTCAACAAAAATGGTGCACATAGCGGAATTCACGGCCGACCTGATTTATCACAACAAACTCAAGCTTGATCCTGGCCGCAACGACCATATTATCACCACCTTCCACGACTCCTGTAACCCCTCGCGCGGCATGGGTCTTCTTGACGAGCCGCGCTATGTGCTCAAGGCCGTATGCAATAATTTCATAGAAATGCCCGAAAACACCATTCGCGAGCAAACCTTCTGCTGCGGGGCAGGTTCAGGCCTGAACACCGAGGAGATTATGGAACTGCGCATGCGCGCCGGCATGCCGCGCGGCAATGCCCTGCGCTATGTGCAGCAAAAATTCGGCGTCAACCACATGGCCTGCATCTGCGCCATTGACCGCGCGACGCTGCCGCCGCTCGCCAATTACTGGGCACCCGGCGTGACGGTAGGCGGACTGCACGAACTGGTGGCAAACGCCCTCGTTATGAAAGGCGAAACCAAACGCACCATGGATCTGCGCCAGGAAGATCTGCCCGGCGCGGACGGGGACGAGCCTGCGGATGCGTCCGCGCCGCGGGGGAGGACGAATAAAAATGTATAACGCCAAAGCTGTTGTCGCGGGCATCATCATCTTTGTGGTTCTGTGTACATCGCCGTTCTGGGCGGCTATGACAGGGCAGGACTACAAAAAAACAGGCATTGTGCCGCCCGGGGATGAAAAAAACTGCGTTGAAAATGTGACTTTCATGCGCGCCCAACACATGCGGTTGCTCAATGAATGGCGAGACGAGGCCCTGCGCAGGGAAAACCGCACGTATATTACGGCCGACGGCAAGAAATGGACCATCAGTCTGCAAAACACCTGTTTAAAATGCCACAGCAACTACAAGGATTTCTGCCAAAAATGCCATGTGGCCAACAGCGTTGATCCATATTGCTGGACTTGCCACATCATTCCCGGGGAGAACAAATAATGAATAAAAGCAGACGAAGCTTTCTGAAAACGGCTGGTCTTTCTGTTTGCGCCCTGAGCGGCGGGATAGCCGGCGTTGCCGGTTCTCCCGCCGCGGCGCGCTCCGGAATCGCGCCCGGCCGCTATGGCAAGGGGGAAAAGGCTCTGCGCGCAAAACGCTGGGCCATGGTGATCGACACACGCAAATTTTGCGGACCGCAAGACTATGAACCACTGGTTGAGGCATGCCGCGCGGCGCACAATGTGCCCCACATCAAAGGCCCCCAGGAAATAAAATGGTTCTGGACTGACAGCTACGAACATGGATTTCCGGATGACATGAATGAACATTTAAGCAAAAATGTCCGTGAATCGGCCTATCCGTTGCTGTGCAACCACTGCGGCCGCCCACCCTGCGCGCGCGTTTGTCCGACACAGGCCACCTACCAAATGGAAGACGGCATTGTGGCGATGGATTACCACCGCTGCATAGGCTGCCGTTTCTGCATGGCGGCCTGTCCTTATGGAGCGCGTTCCTTCAACTTCAAGGACCCCCGCAAATTCCTGCCGGATCCCGTGCCGAATCCCGCATTCCCCACACGCATGATCGGCGTTGTTGAAAAATGCACATTCTGCGCGGAACGCCTTGCCGCTGGTCAGATGCCCGCCTGTGTGGAAGCGTCGCAGGGCCGCATTCTTTTCGGCGATCTGGAAGACCCCGATTCAACAGCGCGTCAGGCCCTTGCCACCGGTTACAGCATACGCCGCAAGCCGTCGCTCGGCACACGACCCGGCGTCTATTACCTCATTTAGGGAGAACAGGCCATGCTTGAAAAACTGCTTTCCGGTCCCAAGACCTATTATGCGTGGCTGCTCTTCCTGCTCTGCGTTATCGCGGGCTGCGGCCTTGTTTACCTGCAGCAATTGCGGACGGGCATGACCATCACCGGCATGAGCCGGGACGTGTCTTGGGGGCTGTATATCTCGCAATTCACCTATTTTGTCGGTGTGGCGGCTTCGGCCGTCATGCTGGTGCTGCCCGCCTATTTCCACCACTATGTAAAATTCAAGCGCATGATTATTTTCGGTGAATTTATGGCCGTGGCGGCCGTGGTCATGTGCGCCCTGTTTATTGTGGTTGATATGGGCCAGCCACAGCGCTTGCTGAACGTCATACTCCATCCCGCGCCGAATTCCGTCATGTTTTATGATATGTTGGTGCTTATCGGCTATCTCATGCTGAACATCGTTATCGGCTGGGTCACCCTGGAAGCGGAACGTCTGGGCGTGGAACCGCCCAAATGGATCAAGCCCCTCATCTATCTCTCCATTCTTTGGGCTTTTTCCATCCACACTGTTACGGCGTTCCTGTATGCCGGCGTACCCGGCCGGCATTACTGGCTTACCGCCATCATGGCGGCGCGCTTCCTTTCCTCGGCATTCTGTTCCGGCCCGGCCATTTTGCTGCTGCTGGTCTTTCTTACGCGCCGGCTCACAGGCTTTGACCCCGGCAAAGATGCCGTCAAAACCCTTTCCACAATCATTGTCTATGCCATGTGCATAAATGTTTTTTTCTATCTGCTTGAACTATTTACCGCCTTCTACAGCAATATTCCGGGCCATCAGGAGCCCATCTCCTTCCTCTTTACGGGGCACGGCGGACACCTTGCTTGGGTGAGCCGCTGGATGTGGGCCGCGGTGGCGATGGCCTTTCTTTCCCTTGCGCTGCTGATCCCCCCGTCGTTACGCAACAATCACGCCCTGCTGCCTTTCGCGCTTGCCATGCTGGTGGCGGCGACCTGGATTGACAAGGGCCTCGGGCTTCTGATCGGCGGTTTTACGCCGAATATGTATGAAACCATCACTCCCTATATGCCGACATTCAGGGAAACAGCCGTCACATTTGGCATTTATGCAGTCGGCGCTCTGGTGTTGTCCCTGTTGTGGAAGATCGCTCTCGGGGTCAAACAGGAAGCCAACAACTTCGGCGACTGAGCACCGCGTCGTGTCAGAAAAACCCCGCGCGGAAATGTCAAGGCGCGCATGGCGTTGCAAACGGCAAGGACAGACACGCCGACGTCGCCGAACACAGCCGCCCACATCGTTGCAATGCCCATTGCGCCCAGCGCCAGAACAACCGCCTTGACGCAGAGCGCAAAAACGATATTCTGCCGGACAACAGAGCGCGTTTTTTTGGCAATGCGGACAGCCGAAATCAGCTTTGACGGTTCGTCTGTCATCAGAACGACGTCAGCAGCTTCAATCGCCGCGTCAGAGCCCACACCACCCATGGCGACGCCTACATCGCTGCGCGCCAGAACCGGCGCATCATTGATGCCGTCACCCACAAACACCACCTTGCCCCTGCCGATTTTAGATTTTGCCAGCACTTCCAGCCGTTCAACCTTTTGGTGAGGCAGCAATTCGCTATAAACAGCGTCAATCCCAAGCTCCCGCGCCGTTGTTTCGCCGGCAGACCTGCTGTCTCCTGTCAGCATGACGATACGCCTGGCTCCGAGGCTTTCAATGTCCCTGATCGCCTGTCGGCTGTCGGCCCTGACCTCGTCTGAAATCACGATATACCCGGCGCAAATTCCATCAGCGGCAAGATACACGACAGTCCCAAGAGCATCAACGTCAGGGCGGGCAACAGCGTCCGCGTCAAGCAGCCCGCCGCTGCCGGCCAGCGCTGTTTTGCCGTTTATCCAAACGCGAACGCCCTGCCCGGCAATTTCCTCATAATCGGCGATTTTTTGCGCGTCAATCTCCCCTTTCCAGGCTTTTTGTATGGAGAGAGCAATGGGATGGGTGGAATGGCTTTCGGCATGAGCGGCAAAGCAAAGCAGTTCATCCTTTGTCCAGCCGTTCAGCGCTTCCGCCCGCGTCACGGTAAAAACGCCCTTTGTCAGCGTGCCTGTTTTATCAAACACCACTGTGTCCACATTGGTAAGGGCTTCAAGATAGTTGCCGCCCTTGATGAGTATGCCGCTTCGGGACGCGCCGCCGATGCCGGCAAAAAAAGTGAGTGGAATGGAAATGACCAACGCACAGGGACAGGACGCCACAAAAAACACAAGCGCGCGATTTATCCAGTCGGCAAACTGTGCGCCCGGCGCGAGCAATGGCGGAACAAACGCCAGAGCAAAAGCCGCGAATACGACAGCGGGCGTGTAATACCGCGCGAATTTCGTGATAAAATGCTCTGTTGCGGATTTCCTGTCGGCGGCGTTTCGCGCCAGATCAAGTATTTTTGAAACAGTGGATTCGCCGAACTCTCTGGAAACCTCAATGGTCAGCAGGCCGTTTTTGTTGATGGAGCCGGAAAGCGCCCCGCAGCCGGGCGCAACGTCCTTCGGCAAGGCTTCGCCCGTCAACGCAGACGTATCCAGCGCGGAACGCCCTTCCACGACAACACCATCCAGCGGAACCTTTTCGCCCGGCCCGACAACGATACAGTCTCCAACGGCGACCTCATCCGGAGTGACCCTGCGCACGTCGCTCCCGATTTTCAGATTGGCGAAATCAGGGCGGATATCCATCAGCGCGGATATGGATTTGCGTGAACGACTGACAGCAATCTCCTGGAATGCCTCACCAACTTGATAAAATAGCATCACAGCCACGCCTTCCGGATACTCCCCGACGGCAAAAGCTCCGATGGTCGCAACGCTCATAAGAAAATTTTCATCAAACACCTGTCCGCCGGAAATATTTTTCACAGCACGGAACAGAACTTCACCGCCCGCCAGCAAATACGCGGCAAGAAATATGACAAGATTATACGGGTACGCAAAATCAGCAAGCATTCCGACTGCAAAAAACGCCGCGCCGACGCTGAACCCAGCGCGAAGCAGCCATCGCTTCCGGGAGAAAGCCTTCGCGCCCTGCTCCACGCCTGCCAGCCTGCTGGCCTTTCTCCCTTGCGCGGGGACACGGTCCGAGCAGCAGGGAGCCTTAAAAAACAGACTGTCTTTCACGGACATGCAGCACCCCCTGCGCAAAAATATTGCCGACATGTTCATCGTCCAGAGAGTAATAAACAACCTTGCCGTCCCGGCGACATTTGACGAGCCTGGTTTGCCGAAGCGACCGGAGCTGATGGGAAATTGCCGATTTCGTCATTCCCAGAAGAACGGCTATATCGCACACGCACATTTCCGAATACTGCAGAGCGCAAAGAATTTTCACCCGCGTGGAATCGCTGAACACCTTGAACAGGTCGGCCAATTCCAGCAGAATTTCTTCTTCCGGCATCCGCACCCGCGCCCCGGCGACGACTTCTTCATGGATGGTGTTGCAATCACATCTGTCAAGATCAACAGCATACGCGCTCATCAAAATAACCTCCAACGATTGAACAGTTGAACATTCAAACAATTATTGTATAATGGCTGTACTGTCCCCTGTCAAGATCTTTCTCAGAAATATGACCCTCAAAAGTTATCCCGTAAAAAATGAACGCGGCAGACGATTGACTTACGCCCCCCTCCCGTGCATAGTATAAAAGTTCAGCAAGGAGAGAAGCATGCAAAATGCGATCAGGGAAGCCATTGCGATTTGTAAAATACTGCTGCGTAACGGCTATGACGCGTATGTGATCAACGCTCCGCTGCAGGAACAACTGCTGAAGAAAACGCGCCAGTCGTCTGTGGATATCGCTATCGCCTGCGAGCCGGACGCGGACATGCTGGCCAAACTTTTCCCAAGAATTCGCAGGGAAGCGGAAAAACGTGCTCTGGCCGAAATGGAAGAAAACGGCCTGACTTTTCGTTTCTATCCGCTTGAAATTGCGGACGCAGCTCACCCGGAACTCTCAATCCTGCGTATCACTCCCTGCATGACAAGCCTGATGGACCCGAAAACCCGCCTGCAATTGCGGCTGACGGATTTCGGCAGCCCGCCGCCGAGCGGCGACGCCTACGACGGCTTTAAAAATTTCGGGGAAGGCGCGGTGCAGCTTACCGGCCTGCCGGACGAAACCCTGCGCCACAACTACCTGCTGGCTATCCGGGCCTTACGCTTTGCGGCCAATTTCGACATACCCATTGAGCCCAACACATGGCTTGCCATCGTGCGCGCGGCGACACGCGTGCTGGACTATGTGGCCTTGACAGATATCATGAACGAATGGCGCAAGGTGGCCGCCGAATCTCTGTACCGTTTCGTGCGGTTGCTCCATGACGCGCATATACTGCAAGGTCTGATTCCCGAGGTGGCCGCGCTTTCCTGCATACGCCAGCAGCGCAACGACGACGGAGAGGTGGAAAGCGTTTTTGATCACACACTCAACTGCGTGCGTCTTTACCCGGAAGAAAATTTTCATTACGACTGGCTCGGCGCTATGGCCATGCTGTTTCATGACGTGGGCAAACTCTATACGGGTGAATTTTTCGACGGACAGTGGACGTTTTATCAGCACCACAGGGTCGGCGCCAAGGTGACGCGCAAAATTCTGCGACGGCTGCACTTCAATGCGGAAGACATTGACCTGCTCTGCCACCTTGTGAACAATCACATGCGCTTTCATTTTATGCTGACGGACAGGGGCATACGCCGCTTCAAAAGTCTTGACGAATACCCACGTCTGATCGCCATGACGCGGGCGGACATGTGCGCCCGCGACGGCGGCTGCACCTCTTTCAATCACAATATGAAATATCTGGACAGAGCGGAAACACCGGAACAGATGCTCGAACCCCTCCTTAACGGCAATGAAATCATGGACGAAACCAATCTGGCCCCCGGCCCGCAGGTCGGCATTATCCGCGAGGCCCTGCTGCAGGCGCAGATTGCCGGAGACGTGACGGACAGGGAGTCGGCCCTACGCTTTGTACGGAGCCATGCACGCCGTTCAGCAAAACAGCCGCCCTTCACAACCGCATGTACATTGCCGCGCTGAAGCGACATTCAAGGCGAATTTTCGATCTGACAGCCGGTATTATCGCGTAAACAGCGCCATATATTCCTGATTGCCCTTAGCGCCCTTGACGGCCGCGGGCAGCACGTCGTCACAGACTAGAGCAAGCGCGGTGATACAGAATGTCACAATCTTCTCCACCGCGCGCCGCCTTGCTGCTTCATCACGCACAACGCCCCTGACTGTTTCGCCCGGTCCCAGTTCAAACTGCGGTTTGATCAAAACGGCCATACGCCCGCCGTCTTTCAGCCAGAACATACAGGACGGCAGAACAAGCGTTAAAGAAATAAAAGAAAGATCCACCGTCACCATATCCACCGGTTCAGGGATCAGATCAGGCGCCGCGCAACGCAGATTGACGCCCTCCAGACTGACCACCCTCGCGTCCCGCCGCAATTTTTCGTGCAGCTGATTGCACCCGACATCCACGGCATACACACGCGCCGCATCACGCTGCAACAGGCAGTCGGTAAAGCCCCCGGTGGAGGCTCCCGCGTCAAGACAGACAAAACCCCGCACGTCGAGCCGCAGCGCATCAAGAAACGTCAACAGTTTATAGGCGCCGCGGCTTACATAGGGCTCATTCTCCAGCAGCACAAATCTCGTTCCCTCAGGATAGGAATGTCCCGGCTTTGCCACAGACGCCGGCCCGGGGGCATTCTGCAAACGGGGCGCGTCTTCACCAACTGCCGGAGCCATGACGACTTTCCCGGCCATAATCAGGCGCGCGGCCTGCTCGCGACTTTCCGTCAGACCCTGTTCAAAAAGCAGATGATCAGCACGCCGGCGAACAGTCACGATCAGTTCCGTCCTGCAACAGACTGTGTTTCCATGAAAACATCTTCACTTTAAAACTCTTCAAGCTCCCGACAAATCCGGAGGGTGTTCGTCCATATAACAATTTGCCCGGATTGACAAACCCCTATATTCGTCTTTTCTTCCTTTTTTCAGCAGGCGCGGCCTTTCAATACGTTCACAGCTTGCGGGAAAAAACAAAATGGGCTAACATACCCTACTTCTCTAAACAGGATAACGCTGGAGCATTCGCGCATGGCGCGCAACCCAAACACTTCCCTTTATCTGGTGGCGCTGCTGCTCTTTGCGGGCGGCGGCGGCTATCTCATCCATTCCGGTTTTTCGGAGAACAGCGTCTACTTTTTGAACGTGGCGGAAGCCAAAGCCGCTTCGCCGGACAAACTGACGAGGGCGCGGCTCTTCGGCACCGTGGCGCAGGAAGGTATTGCAAAGCATAGAACCGGTGCGGGTGTCACCTTCTGCTTGGAAGACAGGGACAATGCCGGCCAGACCATAGTTATCAGCTACAGCGGCGCCGTGCCGGACACCTTCAAGGCCGGCGCGGAGGTTATTGTCGAGGGCGGGTTGGGACAAGAAGGCCGTTTTATGGCAAAA contains the following coding sequences:
- the dsrM gene encoding sulfate reduction electron transfer complex DsrMKJOP subunit DsrM: MFSSLLLVLLIGAIAWAGAATGFASLFGAALPYTATVIFIAGMVRRMTYWAMSPIPFCIPTTAGQEQSLAFIRQAKIDCPSSSAGVFARMFLEVACFRSLFRNTQASVRGGDSATAGLGIVYYSSKWLWFFALVFHYCFLLVFIRHFRFFMEPAPSCISFLESLDGIMQTGSPRFFWTGALLLIALFFLLGRRIFNERLRYLSLLNDYFPLWLLIGIAGTGICLRYFDKTDIATVKIFIMGVTHFSPVSPEGIAPLFFVHITLVCTLLLYFPFSKLAHMAGIFFSPTRNLRADSRRTRRINPWNPPKQYFTYAKYEDAYRDAMAEAGLPLEKQPDKAAG
- the dsrK gene encoding sulfate reduction electron transfer complex DsrMKJOP subunit DsrK; the encoded protein is MAKLPAPQMLIASRPDFPDQRWLDVKPEFTPGTFCYPAKKDTMEILHMPNPHEWDPTADDWGLPENWEKILCDAFADRLEKHRSLKLFMDICVRCGACADKCHFFLGTNDPKNMPVLRAELLRSLYRRDHTMLGKLLGRKAGARKWDKNIVKELFYYAYQCTECRRCSLFCPYGIDTAEITMIVRELLHEVGLGIHWIMDPVKNCSFTGNHLGIQPHSFVEIVEMLADDCETITGIRPKTPFNKKNAEILFITPSGDVFADPGIYTFMGYLMLFHELDLDYTFSTYASEGGNFGSFTTFNMAKKLNAKMYAEAERLNVKWLLGGECGHMWRVLNQYMDTYNGPTPANMIPPVSPVTGTTFHNAASTKMVHIAEFTADLIYHNKLKLDPGRNDHIITTFHDSCNPSRGMGLLDEPRYVLKAVCNNFIEMPENTIREQTFCCGAGSGLNTEEIMELRMRAGMPRGNALRYVQQKFGVNHMACICAIDRATLPPLANYWAPGVTVGGLHELVANALVMKGETKRTMDLRQEDLPGADGDEPADASAPRGRTNKNV
- the dsrJ gene encoding sulfate reduction electron transfer complex DsrMKJOP subunit DsrJ, whose product is MYNAKAVVAGIIIFVVLCTSPFWAAMTGQDYKKTGIVPPGDEKNCVENVTFMRAQHMRLLNEWRDEALRRENRTYITADGKKWTISLQNTCLKCHSNYKDFCQKCHVANSVDPYCWTCHIIPGENK
- the dsrO gene encoding sulfate reduction electron transfer complex DsrMKJOP subunit DsrO, giving the protein MNKSRRSFLKTAGLSVCALSGGIAGVAGSPAAARSGIAPGRYGKGEKALRAKRWAMVIDTRKFCGPQDYEPLVEACRAAHNVPHIKGPQEIKWFWTDSYEHGFPDDMNEHLSKNVRESAYPLLCNHCGRPPCARVCPTQATYQMEDGIVAMDYHRCIGCRFCMAACPYGARSFNFKDPRKFLPDPVPNPAFPTRMIGVVEKCTFCAERLAAGQMPACVEASQGRILFGDLEDPDSTARQALATGYSIRRKPSLGTRPGVYYLI
- the dsrP gene encoding sulfate reduction electron transfer complex DsrMKJOP subunit DsrP, whose amino-acid sequence is MLEKLLSGPKTYYAWLLFLLCVIAGCGLVYLQQLRTGMTITGMSRDVSWGLYISQFTYFVGVAASAVMLVLPAYFHHYVKFKRMIIFGEFMAVAAVVMCALFIVVDMGQPQRLLNVILHPAPNSVMFYDMLVLIGYLMLNIVIGWVTLEAERLGVEPPKWIKPLIYLSILWAFSIHTVTAFLYAGVPGRHYWLTAIMAARFLSSAFCSGPAILLLLVFLTRRLTGFDPGKDAVKTLSTIIVYAMCINVFFYLLELFTAFYSNIPGHQEPISFLFTGHGGHLAWVSRWMWAAVAMAFLSLALLIPPSLRNNHALLPFALAMLVAATWIDKGLGLLIGGFTPNMYETITPYMPTFRETAVTFGIYAVGALVLSLLWKIALGVKQEANNFGD
- a CDS encoding heavy metal translocating P-type ATPase, which encodes MSVKDSLFFKAPCCSDRVPAQGRKASRLAGVEQGAKAFSRKRWLLRAGFSVGAAFFAVGMLADFAYPYNLVIFLAAYLLAGGEVLFRAVKNISGGQVFDENFLMSVATIGAFAVGEYPEGVAVMLFYQVGEAFQEIAVSRSRKSISALMDIRPDFANLKIGSDVRRVTPDEVAVGDCIVVGPGEKVPLDGVVVEGRSALDTSALTGEALPKDVAPGCGALSGSINKNGLLTIEVSREFGESTVSKILDLARNAADRKSATEHFITKFARYYTPAVVFAAFALAFVPPLLAPGAQFADWINRALVFFVASCPCALVISIPLTFFAGIGGASRSGILIKGGNYLEALTNVDTVVFDKTGTLTKGVFTVTRAEALNGWTKDELLCFAAHAESHSTHPIALSIQKAWKGEIDAQKIADYEEIAGQGVRVWINGKTALAGSGGLLDADAVARPDVDALGTVVYLAADGICAGYIVISDEVRADSRQAIRDIESLGARRIVMLTGDSRSAGETTARELGIDAVYSELLPHQKVERLEVLAKSKIGRGKVVFVGDGINDAPVLARSDVGVAMGGVGSDAAIEAADVVLMTDEPSKLISAVRIAKKTRSVVRQNIVFALCVKAVVLALGAMGIATMWAAVFGDVGVSVLAVCNAMRALTFPRGVFLTRRGAQSPKLLASCLTPRAIFHNRDNTRAPTA
- a CDS encoding ArsR/SmtB family transcription factor, with translation MSAYAVDLDRCDCNTIHEEVVAGARVRMPEEEILLELADLFKVFSDSTRVKILCALQYSEMCVCDIAVLLGMTKSAISHQLRSLRQTRLVKCRRDGKVVYYSLDDEHVGNIFAQGVLHVRERQSVF
- a CDS encoding HD domain-containing protein, coding for MQNAIREAIAICKILLRNGYDAYVINAPLQEQLLKKTRQSSVDIAIACEPDADMLAKLFPRIRREAEKRALAEMEENGLTFRFYPLEIADAAHPELSILRITPCMTSLMDPKTRLQLRLTDFGSPPPSGDAYDGFKNFGEGAVQLTGLPDETLRHNYLLAIRALRFAANFDIPIEPNTWLAIVRAATRVLDYVALTDIMNEWRKVAAESLYRFVRLLHDAHILQGLIPEVAALSCIRQQRNDDGEVESVFDHTLNCVRLYPEENFHYDWLGAMAMLFHDVGKLYTGEFFDGQWTFYQHHRVGAKVTRKILRRLHFNAEDIDLLCHLVNNHMRFHFMLTDRGIRRFKSLDEYPRLIAMTRADMCARDGGCTSFNHNMKYLDRAETPEQMLEPLLNGNEIMDETNLAPGPQVGIIREALLQAQIAGDVTDRESALRFVRSHARRSAKQPPFTTACTLPR
- a CDS encoding TlyA family RNA methyltransferase, which translates into the protein MTVRRRADHLLFEQGLTESREQAARLIMAGKVVMAPAVGEDAPRLQNAPGPASVAKPGHSYPEGTRFVLLENEPYVSRGAYKLLTFLDALRLDVRGFVCLDAGASTGGFTDCLLQRDAARVYAVDVGCNQLHEKLRRDARVVSLEGVNLRCAAPDLIPEPVDMVTVDLSFISLTLVLPSCMFWLKDGGRMAVLIKPQFELGPGETVRGVVRDEAARRRAVEKIVTFCITALALVCDDVLPAAVKGAKGNQEYMALFTR
- a CDS encoding cytochrome c maturation protein CcmE, whose translation is MARNPNTSLYLVALLLFAGGGGYLIHSGFSENSVYFLNVAEAKAASPDKLTRARLFGTVAQEGIAKHRTGAGVTFCLEDRDNAGQTIVISYSGAVPDTFKAGAEVIVEGGLGQEGRFMAKTLMTKCPSKYQKESRKS